In one Sphingomonas sanguinis genomic region, the following are encoded:
- the radA gene encoding DNA repair protein RadA: MAKIQKRYVCQSCGSVSSRWQGQCPDCSEWNTMLEEAPVQLTPFAAKHNLQGGGRAIQLVGLDADIPLPDRMATGIAELDRALGGGFVEGSATLIGGDPGIGKSTLLLQAAAKLAMAGKPVAYVSGEEAADQVRLRARRLGLGQAPVRLAAATSVRDILTTLSIGTPPALLIIDSIQTMHSDLIEGAPGTVSQVRASGQELIRFAKERGTAVVLVGHVTKDGSIAGPRVLEHMVDTVLAFEGERSHQYRILRAIKNRFGGTDEIGVFAMQTEGLTEVGNPSSLFLTNREEGITGATVFPALEGTRPVLVEIQALTVRLASGATPRRAVVGWDTGRLAMILAVLEARCGLSFSSAEVYLNIAGGYRVQDPAADLAVAAALISALSERPVPTDAIVFGEIALSGEIRSVAHGPLRLKEAGKLGFEKAIVPRAMANDEGGLRMTGFRTLAEFVDHMLGRG, translated from the coding sequence ATGGCCAAGATCCAGAAGCGCTATGTCTGCCAATCCTGCGGTTCGGTGTCCTCCCGCTGGCAGGGGCAATGCCCCGACTGCTCCGAATGGAACACCATGCTGGAGGAAGCGCCCGTCCAGCTGACGCCCTTTGCCGCCAAGCATAACCTGCAAGGCGGGGGACGGGCGATCCAACTGGTCGGGCTGGATGCCGATATCCCGCTGCCCGACCGGATGGCGACCGGCATCGCCGAACTCGACCGCGCGCTGGGTGGCGGTTTCGTCGAGGGTTCGGCCACGCTGATCGGCGGTGATCCGGGGATCGGCAAGTCGACCCTGCTGCTTCAGGCGGCGGCGAAGCTGGCGATGGCGGGCAAGCCGGTCGCCTATGTCTCGGGCGAAGAAGCCGCCGATCAGGTCCGACTGCGCGCACGGCGACTGGGACTGGGGCAGGCCCCCGTACGGCTGGCGGCGGCGACCTCGGTTCGCGACATCCTGACCACCCTGTCGATCGGAACGCCGCCCGCGCTGCTTATCATCGACTCGATCCAGACCATGCACTCCGACCTGATCGAAGGTGCCCCGGGCACCGTCAGCCAGGTCCGCGCGTCGGGACAGGAACTGATCCGCTTCGCCAAGGAACGCGGCACCGCCGTCGTGCTGGTCGGCCATGTCACCAAGGACGGTTCGATCGCGGGCCCGCGCGTGCTGGAACATATGGTCGACACCGTCCTCGCTTTCGAGGGCGAGCGCAGTCACCAGTATCGCATCCTCCGCGCGATCAAGAACCGCTTCGGCGGCACCGATGAGATCGGCGTCTTCGCCATGCAGACCGAGGGGCTGACCGAGGTCGGCAATCCTTCCTCGTTGTTCCTGACCAATCGCGAGGAAGGGATCACGGGCGCCACCGTCTTCCCCGCGCTGGAGGGCACCCGGCCGGTGCTGGTCGAGATCCAGGCGCTGACCGTGCGGCTGGCTTCGGGGGCCACGCCACGACGCGCGGTTGTCGGCTGGGATACCGGACGCCTGGCGATGATCCTGGCGGTGCTGGAGGCGCGGTGCGGGCTGAGTTTCTCGTCGGCCGAGGTCTATCTCAACATCGCGGGCGGCTACCGGGTGCAGGACCCGGCCGCCGATCTGGCGGTGGCGGCGGCGCTGATCTCGGCGCTGTCCGAACGGCCGGTGCCGACCGACGCCATCGTCTTCGGCGAAATCGCGCTGTCGGGCGAAATCCGCTCCGTCGCGCATGGCCCGCTGCGATTGAAGGAGGCGGGCAAGCTCGGTTTCGAAAAGGCAATCGTGCCGCGCGCCATGGCCAATGACGAAGGCGGCCTGCGCATGACCGGCTTTCGCACCCTGGCCGAGTTCGTTGACCATATGCTGGGGCGCGGGTAG
- a CDS encoding CvpA family protein: MRGFVTEVLALFAWVAIVAALKMFHITLAQALTGVVGTVSGAAVLAFALIVGVTYLGGRMIARAIGSRTRTSILGPVDRALGFGFGALKGLILASLVFLVVALMVDTVSGGPARRPEWMVKSRTYKLLNATSAGIADFVDRRRRGLPVFGATTPATASSPTNSSETP, from the coding sequence ATGCGGGGCTTCGTCACCGAAGTGCTGGCGCTGTTCGCCTGGGTCGCGATCGTCGCTGCGCTGAAGATGTTCCATATCACCTTGGCGCAGGCGCTGACCGGTGTGGTCGGCACCGTATCGGGCGCGGCCGTGCTGGCCTTCGCGCTGATCGTCGGCGTGACCTATCTGGGCGGGCGCATGATCGCGCGGGCCATCGGTTCGCGGACACGCACCTCCATCCTGGGTCCAGTCGACCGTGCCCTGGGCTTCGGCTTCGGTGCGCTCAAGGGCCTGATCCTCGCCAGCCTCGTCTTCCTGGTCGTCGCCCTGATGGTCGATACGGTCAGCGGCGGCCCCGCCCGGCGGCCCGAATGGATGGTCAAGAGCCGCACCTACAAGCTGCTGAATGCAACCAGCGCCGGGATCGCCGATTTTGTCGATCGCCGTCGCCGGGGCCTGCCCGTCTTCGGCGCGACCACGCCCGCCACCGCCTCCAGCCCGACCAATAGCAGCGAGACCCCGTGA
- a CDS encoding iron-sulfur cluster assembly scaffold protein, translated as MNAPLYNAEILRLTTAIPHDQRLTDPMASVERRSPICGSRVTVDVNLDETGRVAEVGMLVRACALGQASAALLSAHVVGRSAVELAAARDELTAWLASGQGDAPAWPGLDIFSPALSYTARHPSIRLAFEAAAQAAEDAAAGAKV; from the coding sequence ATGAATGCGCCCCTCTATAATGCAGAGATTTTGCGCCTGACCACGGCGATCCCGCACGATCAGCGCCTGACCGATCCCATGGCCAGCGTCGAGCGCCGCTCGCCCATTTGCGGCAGCCGGGTGACGGTGGACGTCAATCTCGACGAAACGGGCCGGGTGGCTGAGGTCGGAATGCTGGTCCGTGCCTGTGCCCTGGGGCAGGCGTCGGCGGCGCTGCTGTCGGCGCATGTCGTTGGGCGCAGCGCAGTCGAATTGGCCGCTGCGCGCGACGAACTCACCGCGTGGCTGGCGTCGGGGCAGGGGGATGCCCCCGCATGGCCCGGCCTAGACATCTTCAGCCCGGCGCTGTCCTATACCGCCCGCCACCCCTCGATCCGGCTGGCGTTCGAGGCGGCGGCGCAGGCGGCCGAGGATGCGGCGGCCGGAGCGAAGGTCTGA
- a CDS encoding glycosyltransferase family 4 protein gives MIPEQFRVALFSGNYNYTRDGANQSLNLLVGHLLARGVAVRVYSPTSSTPAFPPVGDLVDVPAIPMPFRADYKLARGLPAKVRADLEAFAPNIVHVSAPEFLGHAAVRWAREKGVASIASVHTRFETYPAYYHLGFLEPAIIKLLTRFYNKFDRIVAPSPSMIELLRGWGVTPPMGIWSRGIDHDRFRPSRRSVEWRRSLGIADHEVAIGFLGRLVKEKGLDVFAEALVELRRRGVAHKALVVGKGPAQDWFAKATPDAIFAGYQTGDDLGRAVASMDIFFNPSVTETFGNVTTEAMAAGVPVVAANATGAMDLVADGETGYLVGARDIAGYADALERIATDPSLRHRFSEAGQARVADYRWDKVNDAVLDAYRALFA, from the coding sequence ATGATCCCAGAACAATTTCGTGTCGCGCTGTTCAGCGGCAACTATAATTATACGCGCGACGGCGCGAACCAGAGCCTGAACCTGCTGGTCGGCCATCTGCTGGCGCGGGGCGTTGCCGTGCGGGTCTATTCGCCGACCTCCTCCACGCCTGCCTTTCCGCCGGTCGGGGATCTGGTCGATGTTCCCGCCATTCCGATGCCGTTCCGCGCCGATTACAAACTGGCGCGCGGGCTTCCGGCCAAGGTGCGGGCCGATCTGGAGGCGTTTGCGCCCAACATCGTCCATGTCTCGGCACCCGAATTTCTGGGTCACGCCGCCGTGCGCTGGGCACGGGAAAAGGGCGTAGCGTCGATCGCCTCTGTCCATACGAGGTTCGAGACCTATCCGGCCTATTACCACCTAGGTTTCCTGGAGCCGGCGATCATCAAGCTGCTGACCCGCTTCTACAACAAGTTCGACCGGATCGTCGCGCCGAGCCCCAGCATGATCGAGCTGCTGCGCGGATGGGGTGTGACGCCGCCGATGGGCATCTGGTCGCGCGGGATCGACCATGACCGTTTCCGCCCCTCGCGCCGCAGCGTGGAATGGCGACGTTCGCTGGGCATCGCCGACCATGAGGTTGCGATCGGTTTCCTGGGGCGTCTGGTCAAGGAAAAGGGCCTCGACGTCTTCGCCGAGGCGCTGGTGGAGCTTCGGCGGCGCGGCGTGGCGCACAAGGCGCTGGTCGTCGGCAAGGGACCGGCACAGGACTGGTTCGCCAAGGCGACACCCGATGCCATCTTCGCGGGCTATCAGACCGGCGACGATCTGGGCCGTGCGGTTGCGTCGATGGACATCTTCTTCAACCCCAGCGTGACCGAGACGTTCGGCAACGTCACGACCGAGGCGATGGCGGCGGGCGTGCCGGTCGTGGCCGCCAACGCCACCGGCGCGATGGACCTGGTGGCGGATGGAGAGACCGGCTATCTGGTCGGAGCGCGCGATATCGCCGGATATGCCGATGCGCTGGAGCGGATCGCCACCGACCCATCCTTGCGCCACCGGTTCAGCGAAGCGGGACAGGCCCGCGTCGCCGATTACCGGTGGGACAAGGTCAACGACGCAGTGCTCGACGCCTATCGGGCGCTGTTCGCTTAG
- a CDS encoding cation:proton antiporter domain-containing protein: MHGEVSLLRDGAILFGFGLAFVLIFRRLGLGATLGYLVAGAVVGPHVLGLVGDAESKLGIAEIGITLLLFIVGLELNPARLWRMKHEIFGLGLLQVAICGLAITGIVILAHFSPEAALALGLPLALSSTAQVLPMLQSSGRMRTPFGERAFSILLFQDLSIVPLITIVAAMSRNPADHTGPPGWILALETVGAIIGLILAGRFLLRPLFRLIGNMGEREMFVFAGLFTVVASAAVMELLGLSTALGAFIAGVMLADSPYRHELEADVEPFRSILLGLFFLAVGMMLDLPAIAERPVFVAIMAMALIATKTLVITLIGLAFKMKWRSALALGLLMSQGGEFGFVLFAQAQQGYLIAPEAASLFGAIITLSMATTPFLMGATRRIREEPVITRGGQREGPVTDGANALIVGYGRFGQTVAQMLIASDVPVTLIDRDIEMIDIAASFGAKVYYGDGTRLDLLRQAGAAEAELILFCLDDDQITLELLESVHAAFPDASIFVRAYDRRAVLRLKGGPASYVVREVLESAVKMARLALGSLKIDHAEIDRVETMYRARDKERLAAQAAAGDLRAASDRIITQDERNG, from the coding sequence ATGCACGGCGAGGTTTCCCTGCTGCGCGACGGCGCGATCCTGTTCGGTTTCGGGCTGGCCTTCGTCCTGATTTTTCGCCGACTCGGCCTCGGTGCAACGCTGGGTTATCTGGTCGCGGGGGCGGTCGTGGGGCCGCACGTCCTGGGGCTGGTCGGGGATGCCGAGTCCAAGCTGGGCATCGCCGAGATCGGCATCACGCTCCTCCTCTTCATCGTCGGCCTGGAACTGAACCCCGCCCGGCTGTGGCGGATGAAGCATGAGATTTTCGGCCTGGGGCTTCTTCAGGTCGCGATTTGCGGTCTCGCGATCACCGGCATCGTCATCCTCGCGCATTTCTCGCCGGAAGCGGCTCTGGCGCTCGGCCTGCCGCTCGCACTGTCCTCGACCGCGCAGGTGCTGCCGATGCTACAGTCGTCGGGGCGGATGCGCACGCCCTTCGGCGAGCGGGCCTTTTCGATCCTGCTGTTCCAGGACCTGTCGATCGTCCCGCTCATCACCATCGTCGCGGCCATGTCGCGTAACCCGGCCGATCATACCGGGCCGCCGGGATGGATCCTGGCGCTGGAGACGGTCGGCGCGATCATCGGCCTGATCCTGGCGGGGCGCTTCCTGCTCCGGCCCCTGTTCCGCCTGATCGGCAATATGGGCGAGCGGGAGATGTTCGTCTTTGCCGGGCTGTTCACCGTGGTCGCCAGCGCGGCGGTGATGGAGTTGCTCGGCCTGTCGACGGCGCTGGGCGCCTTTATCGCGGGCGTCATGCTGGCCGACAGTCCGTATCGGCACGAGCTGGAAGCGGATGTCGAGCCTTTCCGCTCGATCCTGCTCGGCCTTTTCTTCCTGGCGGTCGGCATGATGCTCGACCTGCCCGCCATCGCCGAGCGGCCGGTCTTCGTCGCGATCATGGCGATGGCGTTGATCGCCACCAAGACTTTGGTCATCACGCTGATCGGGCTGGCCTTCAAGATGAAATGGCGCTCGGCCCTCGCGCTCGGCCTGCTGATGAGCCAGGGCGGCGAGTTCGGCTTCGTGCTGTTCGCCCAGGCTCAGCAAGGCTATCTGATCGCGCCCGAGGCCGCGAGCCTGTTCGGGGCGATAATAACCCTGTCGATGGCGACGACGCCGTTCCTGATGGGCGCAACCCGCCGTATCCGCGAGGAACCGGTCATCACGCGCGGCGGCCAGCGCGAAGGGCCGGTGACCGACGGGGCCAATGCGCTGATCGTCGGCTATGGTCGCTTCGGCCAGACCGTCGCGCAGATGCTGATCGCCAGCGACGTACCCGTGACCCTGATCGACCGCGATATAGAGATGATCGACATCGCCGCATCCTTCGGAGCGAAGGTCTATTATGGCGACGGCACCCGACTGGACCTGCTGCGCCAGGCCGGCGCGGCGGAAGCGGAACTGATCCTCTTCTGCTTGGATGACGATCAGATCACGTTGGAGCTGCTGGAAAGCGTCCATGCGGCTTTCCCCGACGCCTCGATCTTCGTTCGCGCCTATGACCGACGCGCGGTCCTTCGGCTGAAAGGTGGACCGGCGTCCTATGTCGTGCGCGAAGTGCTCGAGTCGGCTGTGAAGATGGCCCGCCTGGCATTGGGCAGCCTGAAAATCGACCATGCCGAGATCGACCGGGTGGAAACCATGTATCGCGCCCGCGACAAGGAACGGCTGGCGGCACAGGCGGCCGCGGGCGACCTGCGGGCGGCGAGCGACCGGATCATCACGCAAGACGAAAGGAACGGCTGA
- the metG gene encoding methionine--tRNA ligase, protein MADPFYITTAIHYPNGRPHIGHAYEMVAADVIARFQRQAGRDVLFQTGTDEHGLKMAQAARARGISTRDFADEMSSHFHVMADRLDISYDRFIRTVDADHYAASQAIWKAMQAKGDLYLDRYEGWYSVRDEAFYDESELTVAEDGAKLSPQGTPVEWTAEETWFFRLSKYQQPLLDLYRDNPDFIRPESRRNEVMRFVEGGLSDLSVSRTSFDWGVPVPDSPGHVMYVWVDALTNYLTGTGYPNKDNDLARFWPANLHLIGKDIVRFHTVYWPAFLMSADLPLPRSVFGHGFLLHRGEKMSKSVGNVVDPMGLADAFGVDALRYFFLREVSFGQDGSYSAEAIVTRVNAELANSFGNLAQRTLSFIAKNLGGELPEAGRSDPADAVLLEEVVVACAGLKTAFDDLMLSQGIETWMRGVYACNQYIDVQAPWSLRKTDPERMHAVLGALVRAIRMLAIAILPVTPRGAGLVLDTLGAEERDHAAIDDDRWYARRAGNGVPLAAPTPAFPRLEIPAEADA, encoded by the coding sequence ATGGCCGATCCATTCTATATCACCACCGCCATCCACTATCCCAATGGCCGCCCGCATATCGGCCATGCCTATGAGATGGTGGCGGCCGACGTCATTGCCCGGTTCCAGCGTCAGGCGGGCCGCGATGTCCTGTTTCAGACCGGCACCGACGAGCATGGCCTTAAAATGGCCCAGGCGGCGCGCGCACGCGGCATCTCGACGCGCGACTTCGCGGATGAAATGTCCAGCCATTTCCATGTGATGGCCGACCGTCTTGATATTTCCTACGACCGTTTCATCCGCACCGTCGACGCCGATCACTATGCCGCCAGTCAAGCCATCTGGAAGGCGATGCAGGCCAAGGGCGACCTGTACCTTGACCGCTACGAGGGCTGGTACTCGGTCCGCGACGAAGCCTTTTATGATGAGAGCGAACTGACGGTCGCTGAAGACGGCGCCAAGCTGTCGCCGCAGGGCACGCCAGTCGAGTGGACCGCCGAGGAGACCTGGTTCTTCCGCTTGTCCAAATATCAGCAGCCCTTGCTCGATCTGTACCGCGACAATCCCGATTTCATCCGCCCGGAAAGCCGCCGCAACGAGGTGATGCGCTTCGTCGAGGGCGGTCTGTCCGACCTGTCAGTGTCGCGGACCAGCTTCGACTGGGGCGTGCCCGTGCCCGACAGCCCCGGCCATGTGATGTATGTCTGGGTCGATGCGCTGACCAATTATCTGACCGGCACCGGCTACCCGAACAAGGACAACGATCTGGCGCGCTTCTGGCCTGCCAATCTGCACCTGATCGGCAAGGACATCGTGCGGTTCCACACCGTCTATTGGCCCGCCTTCCTGATGTCCGCCGACCTGCCTCTACCTCGGTCGGTGTTTGGCCATGGCTTCCTGCTCCATCGGGGCGAGAAGATGTCCAAGTCGGTTGGCAATGTCGTCGATCCGATGGGGCTGGCCGATGCCTTCGGCGTCGATGCGTTGCGCTATTTCTTCCTGCGCGAGGTCAGCTTCGGCCAGGACGGTTCCTACTCGGCCGAAGCGATCGTGACCCGTGTGAATGCCGAGCTGGCCAACAGCTTCGGCAATCTCGCACAGCGGACCCTGTCCTTCATCGCCAAGAATCTGGGCGGCGAACTGCCCGAGGCGGGACGTAGCGATCCGGCGGATGCCGTGCTGCTGGAAGAAGTGGTCGTCGCCTGTGCCGGGCTGAAGACCGCGTTCGACGATCTGATGCTCAGCCAGGGGATCGAGACTTGGATGCGCGGCGTCTATGCCTGCAACCAGTATATCGACGTGCAGGCGCCCTGGTCGCTGCGCAAGACCGATCCAGAGCGGATGCACGCCGTGCTCGGCGCGCTGGTCCGCGCCATCCGTATGCTGGCGATCGCGATCCTGCCGGTGACGCCGCGTGGGGCCGGGCTGGTCCTCGACACGCTGGGAGCAGAGGAACGCGATCACGCCGCCATCGACGATGACAGATGGTATGCGCGCCGCGCTGGTAACGGCGTTCCGCTGGCCGCCCCGACTCCGGCGTTCCCGCGTCTGGAAATCCCGGCAGAGGCCGACGCCTGA
- a CDS encoding DUF423 domain-containing protein yields MGLVAILAALSGAIAIAAGAFGAHRAEGVAVEWLRTGGQYQLIHAVAALVALRMEARGVAWTFVIGAAIFAGTLYAMAFGAPRWFGAITPIGGTLLIGGWLWLAWSLR; encoded by the coding sequence ATGGGACTGGTGGCAATCCTGGCGGCACTCTCGGGAGCGATTGCGATCGCAGCCGGAGCCTTCGGCGCACACCGGGCCGAAGGCGTGGCCGTCGAATGGCTGCGCACCGGTGGACAATATCAGCTGATCCATGCCGTCGCCGCGCTCGTCGCGTTGCGTATGGAGGCGAGGGGGGTCGCATGGACCTTCGTCATCGGCGCGGCGATCTTTGCCGGGACGCTCTACGCCATGGCCTTCGGCGCCCCGCGCTGGTTTGGGGCGATCACCCCGATCGGTGGTACGCTCCTGATTGGCGGCTGGCTGTGGCTCGCCTGGTCGCTGCGCTGA